A stretch of [Clostridium] innocuum DNA encodes these proteins:
- the deoC gene encoding deoxyribose-phosphate aldolase — translation MKRWTVEELAGMIDHTYVKADATRKQMEKLCKEAREYHFAMAAINSSQTALCAEYLRDSDVHVGAAIGFPLGQTTIAAKVFEAEDAIQNGADEIDYMINLTEVKAGNWEYVKEEMQQIVTVCRNNGKLCKVILETCYLTKDEIKQMCKIAVAVKPDFVKTSTGFGSAGATAEDVALMRRCVGTAVKVKASGGIRDARTFKKMVSSGALRIGTSAGVSIVRELQTEAFKHSGYIAIPEEY, via the coding sequence ATGAAACGATGGACAGTAGAAGAGCTGGCAGGGATGATTGATCATACCTATGTCAAAGCAGATGCAACACGCAAACAGATGGAAAAGCTGTGTAAGGAAGCCAGAGAATATCATTTCGCGATGGCAGCCATCAATTCCTCACAAACCGCATTATGTGCGGAATACTTACGGGACAGTGATGTTCATGTGGGAGCTGCAATCGGCTTTCCGCTGGGACAGACAACAATCGCTGCCAAGGTGTTTGAAGCGGAGGATGCCATACAAAACGGAGCGGATGAAATTGATTACATGATCAATTTAACTGAAGTTAAGGCCGGAAACTGGGAGTATGTAAAAGAGGAAATGCAGCAAATCGTCACGGTATGCAGAAACAATGGAAAGCTGTGCAAGGTCATTTTGGAAACCTGTTATCTGACAAAGGATGAAATCAAACAGATGTGTAAAATTGCGGTGGCTGTCAAACCGGATTTTGTGAAAACCTCAACCGGCTTTGGAAGCGCAGGAGCTACTGCAGAGGATGTGGCACTGATGCGCAGGTGTGTCGGTACCGCAGTCAAGGTAAAAGCCTCCGGAGGAATACGGGATGCACGTACATTCAAAAAAATGGTTTCCAGTGGAGCGTTGCGTATTGGGACAAGTGCAGGGGTA